In Nostoc sp. GT001, a genomic segment contains:
- a CDS encoding PEP-CTERM sorting domain-containing protein, producing MKLAKDISVAVFAVAISVAAVVKPTQAALVNYDFTVNATSGDRPGQYFGSFRYDDSTLTNTGLETLGVENGLVVAFNYLGTNYTEVDDTDFNSFPIASFNNGKILGLSYFIADQFAIASDPNTPDVGGNNFYLIDQSVNTTQVGTVSYAKVPEPLAVGGTAFAAVMGLWMQRKKRATKVMG from the coding sequence ATGAAATTAGCTAAAGATATTAGCGTTGCGGTTTTTGCTGTTGCTATCTCGGTTGCTGCTGTTGTTAAACCGACGCAAGCTGCCTTAGTTAATTATGATTTCACCGTAAATGCAACATCTGGCGATCGCCCCGGTCAGTATTTTGGCTCTTTTCGGTATGATGACTCCACTTTAACCAATACAGGTCTTGAAACATTGGGAGTGGAGAATGGATTAGTAGTGGCATTCAACTACTTAGGTACTAACTATACAGAGGTAGATGATACTGATTTTAACAGTTTTCCTATAGCTAGCTTTAATAATGGCAAAATTTTGGGACTAAGCTATTTTATTGCAGACCAATTTGCGATCGCAAGCGATCCAAATACTCCAGATGTTGGAGGAAACAACTTTTATCTGATTGATCAATCAGTAAATACAACACAAGTAGGTACTGTAAGCTACGCTAAAGTACCCGAACCGTTAGCTGTTGGTGGTACGGCTTTTGCTGCTGTTATGGGATTGTGGATGCAACGCAAGAAGAGAGCAACAAAAGTTATGGGTTAA
- a CDS encoding PhoX family phosphatase, giving the protein MSKLSRRELLIFLAGSAGAAILGDKLLNSFASGADVKTPSISFTPVRLPHPLPIYQQQKNFLPTGIGQGEVVNVSADIKLGSYNVIDDVIVPPEYERYVIVSWGDRVFPNKDDYFGYNNDFTGFIPLSKTDNVGYLWVNHEYISFPFSSLVVEDSSDLKGLPDAFEKVIGWTLPSSRNIEVEGEFLYNQGGSIVRISRQNKNKRFAVVKDAKNRRIHGLSGLGINSQRNDDYKSITAWGSRNHQKGDKNYLIGTGPAATQVFNLSSDELGNKIIGTAFNCSGGKTPWGTILSAEENFQNSFTEGVKANGTQTDYTDKTIGKTFGLVGEKYGWIVEIDPKNPKYRPRKHTSLGRFRHENVALRVEKGKKLVAYLGDDRRGGHTWKFVSAKTISSPTSKTNSSLWEKGTLYVARYNPDGTGKWIPLLLTTATNPITPTVLSSVEFAALQKVQKEGLLPLPRRNGIAGETKDGGTFKCDRTNETKALPDYQNKKLSDFYSSQGAVLTDAFLAANLVGGTPTARPEDVEVHPTTKEVFIAYTDGAPGSDGYPDSRIFQVAKLSTDAKATQQSGGLYKIIEDSADATGLTFRWQRFAQGGEAGSVNGAGFANVDNLVFDNQGNVWGVTDMSTDTHNGFDVGAEGKQTKIDHTVSGNVSDFTGVFGNNWLFFIPTSGANAGQVIPFAHGPVRCEMTGPTFVGNTLIISVQHPGEDCPINDGTMLSRSIELLDLNGTTFNQTRSLPRGSSWPSNISKSDGGKEQATGIPRPSVIGIRPKNSRSQFI; this is encoded by the coding sequence ATGTCTAAATTAAGTCGGAGAGAACTTTTAATATTTCTTGCTGGCAGTGCTGGTGCTGCTATTTTGGGAGACAAACTTCTAAATAGTTTTGCTAGTGGGGCAGATGTAAAAACGCCCAGTATCAGCTTTACACCTGTACGCTTACCACATCCTTTACCAATTTATCAACAACAGAAAAATTTCTTGCCAACAGGAATTGGTCAGGGAGAAGTAGTTAATGTATCTGCGGATATTAAGTTAGGTAGCTACAACGTTATTGATGATGTGATAGTGCCGCCAGAGTACGAACGTTATGTAATTGTCAGTTGGGGCGATCGCGTCTTTCCCAACAAAGATGATTATTTCGGTTACAACAACGATTTCACTGGGTTTATTCCCCTTAGTAAAACTGATAATGTCGGGTATTTATGGGTGAATCATGAATACATTAGTTTTCCATTTTCTAGTTTAGTAGTAGAAGATTCATCCGATCTGAAAGGACTGCCCGACGCATTTGAAAAGGTAATTGGTTGGACTTTACCCTCCAGCAGAAATATTGAAGTTGAAGGTGAATTTTTATATAATCAAGGCGGCTCAATCGTTCGTATCTCTCGCCAGAATAAGAATAAACGTTTTGCTGTAGTAAAAGATGCTAAAAATCGCCGCATTCATGGTCTATCTGGGTTAGGAATTAATAGCCAACGCAATGATGACTACAAAAGTATCACAGCTTGGGGAAGTCGCAATCATCAAAAAGGTGACAAAAATTATTTAATTGGAACTGGCCCGGCTGCGACCCAAGTTTTTAATCTCTCCTCTGATGAATTGGGCAACAAAATTATTGGTACTGCCTTCAACTGTTCTGGCGGTAAAACTCCTTGGGGAACGATTTTATCTGCGGAAGAGAACTTCCAAAATAGCTTCACAGAAGGAGTCAAAGCTAATGGTACTCAGACAGATTATACAGACAAAACTATCGGCAAGACTTTTGGTTTAGTTGGCGAAAAATACGGCTGGATTGTAGAAATTGACCCCAAAAATCCGAAATACCGCCCCCGCAAACACACTTCCTTGGGTCGTTTTCGCCATGAAAATGTTGCCCTGCGCGTTGAAAAAGGCAAAAAATTGGTTGCTTACTTGGGTGATGACAGACGCGGGGGACACACTTGGAAATTTGTCAGCGCAAAAACTATTTCTTCACCCACCAGTAAAACGAACAGTAGCTTATGGGAAAAGGGAACCTTGTATGTTGCCCGTTACAATCCAGACGGTACAGGTAAATGGATACCGTTACTTTTAACTACTGCTACCAATCCAATTACACCGACAGTTTTATCTTCCGTAGAATTTGCTGCCTTGCAGAAAGTACAAAAAGAAGGTCTTTTACCACTACCGAGACGCAATGGGATTGCAGGTGAAACCAAAGATGGTGGTACATTTAAATGCGATCGCACTAACGAAACAAAAGCACTACCTGATTATCAAAATAAGAAACTCTCTGACTTCTACTCTAGCCAAGGTGCTGTACTCACTGACGCCTTTTTAGCTGCAAACTTAGTCGGGGGAACTCCCACAGCGCGTCCAGAAGATGTAGAAGTGCATCCAACCACCAAAGAAGTCTTCATTGCCTATACTGATGGTGCGCCAGGAAGCGATGGTTATCCTGATTCGCGGATTTTTCAAGTTGCCAAGTTAAGTACAGATGCCAAGGCGACTCAGCAATCAGGAGGACTGTACAAAATTATTGAAGATAGTGCTGATGCCACAGGTTTAACCTTCCGGTGGCAGAGATTTGCCCAAGGTGGCGAAGCAGGTTCAGTTAATGGTGCTGGTTTTGCCAACGTTGATAATCTAGTTTTTGACAATCAGGGAAATGTTTGGGGTGTCACGGATATGTCTACCGACACTCACAACGGTTTTGATGTAGGTGCTGAAGGTAAGCAAACCAAAATCGATCATACCGTTAGTGGTAATGTTTCTGATTTTACCGGAGTATTCGGTAATAACTGGCTATTTTTTATCCCTACCAGTGGTGCAAATGCCGGACAGGTAATACCGTTTGCTCATGGGCCAGTGCGTTGCGAAATGACCGGGCCAACTTTTGTCGGAAATACACTGATTATTTCAGTACAACATCCTGGTGAAGATTGTCCAATTAACGATGGCACAATGCTAAGTCGCAGCATTGAATTACTAGATTTGAATGGTACTACATTCAATCAAACTCGAAGTTTACCTCGTGGCAGTAGTTGGCCAAGTAATATCTCGAAAAGTGATGGTGGTAAGGAGCAAGCTACAGGTATCCCCCGACCATCTGTAATTGGTATTCGCCCGAAAAATTCTCGCAGTCAGTTTATTTAA
- a CDS encoding glycosyltransferase — MFFSVVIPTYNRQPILEKCLRALELQELSQPSSVTGYEIVLVDDGSTDGTLEWLAAHKEEFPHVRWFQQDHAGLAAARNLGVEQAQGDTIIFIDSDLVVLKNFLQAHADALVQGKEKLRSDRFFTYGAVINTCNFNNPTAEPYKVTDFSAAFFATGNVAIPKHWLDKAGLFDTSFQLYGWEDLELGVRLKKLGLTLIKCPEAVGYHWHPAFNLEQIPRLIDQEIQRGRMGVLFYQKHPTWEVRMMIQMTWLHRLLWGILSLNGALNERTMAPLLQWLINLGKPQLALEIARIFLNWYNVKGVYQAYAEIQQAS; from the coding sequence GTGTTTTTCAGCGTTGTGATACCGACTTATAATCGCCAACCGATTTTAGAAAAGTGCCTCCGCGCCTTGGAGTTGCAGGAGTTAAGTCAGCCAAGTTCCGTTACTGGTTACGAGATTGTCTTGGTAGATGATGGTTCTACTGATGGCACATTGGAGTGGTTAGCAGCACACAAAGAGGAGTTTCCTCATGTGCGCTGGTTTCAGCAAGATCATGCTGGACTAGCTGCGGCTCGAAATTTGGGGGTAGAACAGGCGCAGGGAGACACAATTATCTTTATTGATAGCGATTTAGTAGTGTTGAAGAACTTCCTGCAAGCTCATGCTGACGCACTAGTGCAGGGGAAAGAGAAATTGAGGAGCGATCGCTTTTTCACTTACGGTGCAGTTATTAATACTTGTAATTTCAATAATCCAACGGCTGAACCTTACAAAGTCACAGATTTTTCAGCAGCTTTTTTTGCTACAGGAAATGTAGCAATTCCCAAACATTGGTTAGATAAAGCAGGACTTTTTGATACTAGTTTTCAACTCTATGGCTGGGAAGATTTAGAATTAGGTGTGCGGCTAAAAAAACTAGGTTTGACACTAATTAAATGTCCAGAAGCGGTAGGATATCACTGGCATCCAGCATTTAACTTAGAGCAAATTCCCCGATTAATTGACCAAGAAATTCAACGCGGACGTATGGGAGTTTTGTTTTATCAAAAGCATCCCACGTGGGAAGTGCGAATGATGATTCAAATGACTTGGCTGCATCGCTTACTTTGGGGAATTTTGTCACTCAATGGCGCACTGAATGAACGGACAATGGCTCCGTTATTGCAATGGCTAATTAACTTAGGTAAACCTCAATTAGCTTTAGAAATTGCCCGAATTTTCCTCAACTGGTATAACGTGAAGGGTGTTTATCAAGCCTATGCTGAAATACAGCAAGCATCGTGA
- the recG gene encoding ATP-dependent DNA helicase RecG produces the protein MTNEKPDWIRLHKALAIEAERGFTDLMGREYRFSEFLSLTLGKFPTGLPHTERRRWQGLAVQFASYPHLALEERQHLVAETRRYLSQLQQEEEGEQGKQGSSTSLREASPTTTPFGYAQDKLSDRGAGEQGKTYQSKVQNRSTERSRSPKSPIVTEVSRRLAPKIEQKLSDLPEIGFKKADNLARLGLHTVRDLLFYYPRDHIDYARQVNIRELQAGETVTIVATVKRCNCFSSPKNQKLSILELVVKDNSGQIKIGRFYAGTRFSSRAWQESLKRRYPVGSILAACGLVKESKYGLTLDNPELEVLASPGDTIESLNIGRVVPIYGLTEGVVANTVRQAVIAALPAAANLKDPLPSGLRQKYGLMELKDAIANIHFPSDSDALKVARRRLVFDEFFYLQLGLLQRQQQARAIQTSAILVPRGQLVEKFHEILPFKLTGAQQRVLNDILNDLQKPVPMNRLVQGDVGSGKTVVAVLAILAAIQSGYQAALMAPTEVLAEQHYRKLVSWFNLLHLPVELLTGSTKVAKRRQIHSQLGTGELPLLVGTHALIQDPVNFQQLGLVVIDEQHRFGVEQRARLQQKGNQPHVLTMTATPIPRTLALTIHGDLDVSQIDELPPGRQKIQTTVLSGQQRNHAYDLIRREIVQGRQVYVVLPLVEESEKLDLRSAVDEHQKLQESVFPDFQVGLLHGRMSSAEKDEAITKFRDNQTQILVSTTVVEVGVDVPNATVMLIENAERFGLSQLHQLRGRVGRGAAQSYCLLMSSSRSPDAQQRLKVLEQSQDGFFISEMDMRFRGLGQVLGTRQSGVPDFTLASLVDDEEVLLLARQAAEKIIEMDVTLERWYLMKEELKYRYERLMGGAILT, from the coding sequence ATGACTAATGAAAAACCAGATTGGATACGATTGCACAAAGCCTTGGCAATAGAAGCTGAACGTGGCTTTACAGACTTGATGGGCAGAGAATACCGTTTCAGTGAATTTCTCAGCCTAACTTTGGGCAAATTCCCAACAGGCTTACCCCATACTGAACGCCGCCGTTGGCAAGGATTAGCGGTGCAATTTGCTAGTTATCCACATCTAGCACTGGAAGAAAGGCAGCATTTAGTAGCAGAGACTCGTAGGTATCTTTCCCAATTACAGCAAGAGGAGGAGGGGGAACAGGGGAAGCAGGGGAGCAGCACTTCTCTACGAGAGGCTTCGCCAACGACTACGCCCTTCGGCTACGCTCAGGACAAGCTCAGTGACCGGGGAGCAGGGGAGCAAGGGAAAACTTATCAATCCAAAGTTCAAAATCGTTCGACTGAGCGTAGCCGAAGTCCAAAATCTCCAATTGTTACTGAGGTAAGTCGAAGACTTGCACCAAAAATTGAGCAAAAGCTCAGTGATTTACCAGAAATAGGTTTTAAAAAAGCTGATAATTTGGCACGGCTTGGTTTACATACCGTCCGCGACTTGCTTTTCTACTATCCTCGTGACCATATTGATTATGCGCGTCAGGTGAATATTCGCGAGTTACAGGCGGGTGAGACGGTGACAATAGTGGCTACAGTGAAGCGTTGCAACTGCTTTTCTAGCCCTAAAAATCAGAAATTATCAATTTTAGAATTGGTAGTAAAAGATAACAGCGGTCAAATCAAAATTGGTCGTTTTTACGCAGGTACGCGCTTTAGCAGTCGCGCTTGGCAAGAAAGTTTAAAACGCCGTTATCCAGTAGGTAGCATTCTAGCAGCCTGTGGATTGGTGAAAGAAAGTAAATACGGCTTGACACTGGATAATCCAGAACTAGAGGTTTTGGCAAGTCCAGGAGATACGATTGAGTCGCTAAATATTGGGCGGGTAGTACCAATTTATGGACTAACTGAAGGCGTGGTGGCGAATACAGTGCGACAGGCGGTAATTGCTGCTTTGCCTGCTGCGGCAAACCTGAAAGACCCTTTACCAAGTGGTTTGCGGCAGAAGTATGGTTTGATGGAATTGAAAGATGCGATCGCTAATATCCATTTTCCCAGTGATAGTGACGCTTTAAAAGTTGCCCGTCGTCGCCTAGTTTTTGATGAATTTTTCTACCTACAACTTGGCTTACTGCAACGTCAACAGCAAGCAAGAGCGATTCAAACCAGCGCCATCCTTGTCCCACGCGGTCAACTTGTAGAGAAATTTCACGAAATACTGCCTTTTAAACTTACTGGCGCACAGCAACGAGTTCTCAACGACATTCTCAACGACTTACAAAAACCTGTACCAATGAATCGTTTAGTGCAAGGTGATGTCGGTTCTGGTAAAACAGTCGTCGCCGTGCTGGCTATCCTTGCAGCAATTCAATCTGGCTACCAAGCAGCGCTGATGGCTCCCACAGAAGTTTTGGCAGAACAACATTATCGCAAGTTAGTTAGCTGGTTTAATCTACTGCATTTACCAGTGGAATTACTTACAGGTTCGACTAAAGTTGCGAAACGAAGACAAATACATTCTCAGCTAGGAACTGGTGAATTACCTCTGTTAGTGGGAACCCATGCCTTGATTCAAGACCCTGTAAATTTTCAGCAACTAGGGTTAGTAGTCATAGATGAACAGCATCGCTTTGGCGTAGAACAACGGGCACGTTTGCAGCAAAAAGGCAATCAACCTCATGTCTTAACTATGACAGCAACTCCGATTCCCCGAACCTTAGCACTGACGATACACGGGGATTTGGATGTGAGCCAAATTGATGAGTTACCACCTGGGCGGCAAAAGATTCAGACAACAGTATTGTCAGGTCAGCAACGCAACCATGCTTACGACCTGATCCGCCGAGAAATTGTCCAAGGTAGACAAGTTTATGTGGTTTTGCCCTTGGTAGAAGAATCAGAAAAATTAGATTTGCGATCGGCTGTTGACGAGCATCAAAAGTTACAAGAAAGTGTTTTTCCTGATTTTCAAGTTGGGTTGCTACACGGTCGCATGAGTTCAGCCGAAAAGGATGAAGCGATAACCAAATTCCGTGATAATCAAACGCAAATTTTGGTTTCTACTACTGTCGTTGAGGTTGGTGTAGACGTACCTAATGCTACAGTTATGCTGATTGAAAATGCAGAGCGATTTGGCTTATCGCAACTGCACCAACTGCGCGGGCGTGTTGGTCGTGGCGCGGCTCAGTCTTACTGTCTGTTGATGAGCAGTTCCAGAAGCCCTGATGCTCAACAACGGTTGAAGGTATTGGAACAATCTCAGGATGGCTTTTTTATTTCCGAGATGGATATGCGTTTTCGTGGGCTGGGGCAAGTACTGGGAACTCGTCAATCAGGAGTGCCAGATTTTACCTTAGCTAGTTTGGTTGACGATGAAGAAGTTTTACTTTTAGCGCGCCAAGCAGCCGAGAAAATTATAGAGATGGATGTTACTTTAGAGCGTTGGTATTTGATGAAAGAAGAGTTGAAGTATCGATATGAGCGTTTAATGGGTGGAGCGATTTTAACGTAA
- the tsf gene encoding translation elongation factor Ts, translating into MAEISAKLVQELRQKTGAGMMDCKKALIETEGNVEEAADWLRKKGISKAGAKSDRIAAEGLVDTYIQPGGRVGVLIEVNCQTDFVARNEAFKALVKNLAKQAATADSVESLLAQPYIENESATVEESIKQTIATLGENIQVRRFVNFAIAEGTQGVVDSYIHTGGRVGVLVELGSQTESVAANSEFQTLARNTAMQVAACPNVEYVSVDQIPAEIAQKEKDIEMGKDDLANKPENIKEKIVQGRIEKRLKELTLLDQPYIRDQSISVEDLIKQVKAQLGEEIQVTRFVRYILGEGIEKQEMSFADEVAAQMGTK; encoded by the coding sequence ATGGCGGAAATATCTGCAAAACTCGTCCAAGAGCTACGCCAAAAAACTGGTGCTGGCATGATGGACTGCAAAAAGGCGCTGATAGAGACTGAAGGCAACGTAGAAGAAGCCGCAGACTGGCTACGCAAAAAGGGCATCTCTAAGGCGGGAGCAAAAAGCGATCGCATTGCGGCAGAAGGTCTAGTAGACACTTACATTCAACCCGGAGGTCGGGTGGGTGTACTCATAGAAGTCAACTGCCAAACCGACTTTGTTGCTCGTAACGAGGCTTTTAAAGCTTTAGTTAAGAATCTAGCAAAGCAAGCAGCGACAGCTGATAGTGTTGAGTCTTTGTTAGCTCAACCCTATATTGAGAATGAAAGTGCGACTGTAGAAGAATCCATCAAGCAAACTATCGCCACCCTTGGTGAAAACATCCAAGTGCGCCGCTTTGTTAATTTTGCAATAGCAGAAGGCACACAAGGTGTAGTAGACAGCTACATTCACACTGGTGGTCGAGTTGGTGTATTAGTAGAACTGGGTTCCCAAACTGAGTCAGTAGCTGCTAATTCAGAGTTCCAAACCTTGGCACGGAACACTGCAATGCAAGTTGCGGCTTGTCCCAATGTCGAGTATGTGAGCGTAGACCAAATCCCCGCCGAAATTGCCCAAAAGGAAAAAGACATTGAAATGGGCAAGGATGATTTGGCGAACAAGCCTGAAAACATCAAAGAAAAGATTGTTCAAGGACGGATTGAAAAACGCCTGAAAGAATTGACTTTGCTCGATCAGCCTTACATTCGCGATCAGAGTATTTCCGTGGAAGACTTGATAAAGCAAGTGAAGGCACAATTAGGCGAAGAGATTCAAGTGACTCGCTTTGTCCGTTATATATTGGGCGAAGGCATTGAAAAGCAAGAAATGAGCTTTGCTGATGAAGTCGCTGCACAAATGGGCACTAAGTAA
- the rpsB gene encoding 30S ribosomal protein S2 yields MPVVSLAQMMESGVHFGHQTRRWNPKMSPYIYTSRNGVHIIDLVQTAQLMDNAYNYMRSHAEQGKKFLFVGTKRQAAGIIAQEASRCGSHYINQRWLGGMLTNWATIKTRVARLKDLERREETGALDLLPKKEASMLRREMTKLQKYLGGIKTMRKVPDIVVIVDQRREYNAVQECQKLSIPIVSMLDTNCDPDVVDIPIPANDDAIRSIKLIVGKLADAIYEGRHGQLDAEDDYEDYDGSEYDDDYEETEYTDAVIPDEETEE; encoded by the coding sequence ATGCCAGTAGTTTCATTGGCTCAAATGATGGAGTCAGGGGTTCACTTTGGGCATCAGACCCGGCGTTGGAACCCAAAAATGTCTCCCTACATTTATACTTCCCGCAATGGCGTGCATATTATCGACTTGGTGCAAACTGCCCAGTTGATGGACAATGCTTACAACTACATGCGATCGCACGCAGAACAAGGGAAGAAATTTCTTTTCGTCGGCACCAAGCGCCAAGCAGCTGGAATTATTGCCCAAGAAGCTAGCCGTTGTGGTTCCCACTACATTAACCAACGCTGGTTGGGTGGAATGTTGACCAACTGGGCAACCATTAAAACACGGGTTGCTCGGCTAAAAGATTTAGAACGCCGTGAAGAAACTGGCGCACTAGATTTATTGCCGAAAAAAGAAGCATCAATGCTACGTCGGGAAATGACGAAGCTTCAGAAATACTTGGGCGGCATTAAAACAATGCGGAAAGTCCCCGATATCGTGGTAATTGTAGACCAACGGCGGGAATATAATGCAGTTCAAGAATGCCAAAAGCTGAGTATTCCCATTGTGTCCATGTTGGATACAAACTGTGACCCCGATGTAGTCGATATCCCCATCCCAGCAAATGACGATGCTATCAGGTCAATTAAGCTGATAGTCGGAAAATTGGCAGATGCCATTTATGAAGGTCGTCACGGTCAGCTGGATGCTGAAGATGATTACGAAGATTACGACGGTAGTGAGTATGACGATGACTACGAAGAAACCGAATATACTGATGCCGTAATTCCCGACGAGGAAACAGAAGAATAG
- a CDS encoding AraC family transcriptional regulator, with the protein MNLLKEFLFNPPECKIPLDQPPLEALPQWGHWLETPELMVAIIPPGHLEVNIRSPLNLVVTSFGETRGIAAFNADRLQPYQALPGGFDIVPQGSTYSSVEDASCFVVFGYSQSFLERIVKVEAEGQKIELQPGQIPKTHWGLSAAIAMQEFFDNGQIGGAFYLESVATAVLAQIIHRRSNLSGRLKRPPEFLDPNLLKSALEYIRAHLSEELNLNQIAATVGFSPYHFARAFKVTTGLSPYQYVLRCRLELAQKLLQNQKRSLAQVAAEAGFGNQSHMTSVFQRMLRTTPKRYQQEMSSILDHT; encoded by the coding sequence ATGAATCTGCTAAAAGAGTTTTTGTTCAATCCCCCAGAATGTAAAATTCCTCTTGATCAGCCCCCACTAGAAGCTCTACCGCAGTGGGGACACTGGCTAGAAACACCAGAGTTGATGGTAGCAATTATTCCGCCAGGACATTTAGAAGTCAATATTCGCTCACCACTTAACCTTGTGGTAACAAGTTTTGGGGAAACTCGTGGGATTGCTGCCTTCAATGCTGATCGACTGCAACCTTACCAAGCGCTACCAGGAGGTTTTGATATTGTGCCTCAAGGCAGTACTTATAGTTCGGTGGAAGATGCTTCTTGTTTTGTGGTGTTTGGATATTCCCAATCTTTTCTAGAGCGGATAGTCAAAGTGGAAGCAGAGGGACAGAAAATTGAATTACAGCCAGGGCAAATTCCCAAAACTCATTGGGGCTTGAGTGCTGCGATCGCTATGCAAGAATTTTTTGATAATGGACAAATTGGTGGTGCATTTTACTTAGAATCGGTTGCAACGGCGGTGTTAGCACAGATTATTCACCGACGTTCAAATCTATCTGGACGGCTCAAACGTCCACCAGAGTTTTTAGACCCAAATTTGTTAAAGTCTGCCTTGGAATACATCAGAGCACATCTATCCGAGGAACTTAACCTGAACCAGATTGCTGCTACGGTAGGATTTAGTCCCTACCATTTCGCACGAGCATTTAAAGTCACAACTGGACTATCGCCTTATCAATATGTCCTCCGGTGTCGGCTGGAACTTGCCCAAAAACTCTTACAAAACCAAAAGCGATCGCTAGCACAGGTAGCCGCAGAAGCGGGATTTGGCAACCAAAGTCACATGACATCTGTGTTTCAACGAATGCTACGCACAACTCCCAAGCGATATCAGCAAGAAATGAGTAGTATTTTAGACCATACATAA
- a CDS encoding MAPEG family protein yields MPVLIPISTFFIGCHGLLALGLSYRVAMERTRTRIWHGASLSEVASQPNYLDHPNTWAEFVEKITQQSIVTKNMEDGVLQRTIRAHGNFTEYVPLSLMFLIALEWMQALNGLLWMLGTLLTVARIAHAWGLIQTYGPSPGRAIGFFGTWLVYIVGSLACLYYSVQQFL; encoded by the coding sequence ATGCCTGTTCTGATTCCTATTTCAACCTTCTTTATCGGCTGTCATGGGCTACTTGCTCTAGGTTTATCCTATCGAGTGGCAATGGAACGCACCCGTACTCGGATTTGGCATGGTGCATCTTTATCTGAGGTTGCCTCACAGCCCAATTACTTAGATCATCCGAATACTTGGGCAGAGTTTGTGGAAAAAATAACACAACAATCTATTGTCACGAAAAACATGGAAGATGGGGTGTTACAGCGTACTATCCGAGCGCATGGGAACTTTACAGAATACGTACCCCTTAGCCTCATGTTCCTAATTGCCCTAGAGTGGATGCAAGCTCTTAACGGACTGTTGTGGATGCTAGGTACTCTATTGACAGTAGCTCGGATTGCCCATGCCTGGGGATTAATACAGACTTATGGCCCATCACCGGGCAGGGCGATCGGTTTTTTCGGAACTTGGCTAGTTTATATCGTCGGCAGTCTGGCTTGTCTTTACTACAGCGTGCAGCAATTTTTATAG
- a CDS encoding DUF4336 domain-containing protein: protein MLKAIDTDLWVAEQPLKYFGLEVGTRMTVIRLTSGKLMVISPIGIDDATINELNQLGEVIYIVAPNLYHHLFVADFKLCYPRAKLWVVSGLERKRPDLQIDQIISDRTIHLIDGVEYLLVQGFNTLDTSGFSPLNECVFFHVKSRTLIVTDTVFHFDDQCSPSTRLVAKLLGGYNQLRPSLLEKFATQDKVKVKWSIQQLLTWDFERVIMAHGSIIEQNGKSQFKAGYEWFLETPL from the coding sequence ATGCTTAAAGCAATTGATACTGACCTTTGGGTTGCTGAACAACCCCTAAAATATTTTGGCTTGGAAGTAGGGACGAGGATGACTGTGATTCGTCTAACCAGTGGTAAATTAATGGTGATCTCACCTATTGGTATAGATGACGCAACTATCAATGAGCTAAATCAATTGGGAGAAGTTATTTACATCGTCGCCCCCAACTTGTATCATCATCTATTTGTTGCTGACTTCAAGCTGTGCTATCCTCGTGCCAAACTATGGGTAGTATCTGGTCTAGAGCGGAAACGACCAGATTTGCAAATCGACCAGATTATTAGCGATCGCACTATTCACCTGATTGATGGGGTTGAATATTTATTAGTACAAGGCTTTAACACACTGGATACTAGTGGATTTTCACCACTCAATGAATGCGTCTTTTTTCATGTCAAAAGCCGGACTTTGATTGTCACAGATACAGTTTTCCATTTTGATGATCAATGTTCGCCAAGCACAAGGTTAGTAGCCAAACTTCTAGGTGGTTACAACCAACTTCGTCCATCGTTATTGGAGAAATTTGCAACTCAGGATAAAGTCAAAGTTAAATGGTCAATTCAACAGCTTCTCACTTGGGATTTTGAACGAGTAATCATGGCGCATGGCAGCATAATTGAACAAAATGGTAAATCTCAGTTTAAAGCTGGTTATGAGTGGTTTTTAGAAACTCCTTTGTAG